One segment of Solanum stenotomum isolate F172 chromosome 1, ASM1918654v1, whole genome shotgun sequence DNA contains the following:
- the LOC125870138 gene encoding uncharacterized protein LOC125870138 produces MESGGNFSLVSLVKCFNGCKDQAQVSSFGTRIWNFSDKSIELQIRVGSILKKVHTLKPGSSKRLNSKKIYKAYMPSNNNYYKGGVKSLLYYYDESCHPYIWINDTGCDFSRMVKQQYISLEDLRDCSELKIFRDHQRGCISVRKKPRTELC; encoded by the coding sequence ATGGAGAGTGGTGGTAATTTTAGCCTTGTGTCTTTAGTGAAATGCTTCAATGGGTGCAAAGATCAAGCTCAAGTCTCTAGTTTTGGAACAAGGATTTGGAATTTTAGTGATAAATCAATTGAATTGCAAATAAGGGTTGGTTCAATCTTGAAGAAAGTTCATACATTGAAACCAGGATCATCAAAGAGGCTAAATTCCAAGAAAATTTACAAGGCTTATATGCctagtaataataattattataaaggTGGAGTTAAGAGTTTACTTTATTATTATGATGAATCTTGCCACCCTTATATTTGGATTAATGATACTGGTTGTGATTTTTCAAGAATGGTGAAACAACAATACATAAGTCTTGAAGATTTGAGGGATTGTTCTGAGCTTAAAATATTTAGAGATCATCAAAGAGGTTGCATTTCTGTTAGGAA